CACGGCGGCGAAGTGCAATCGCCTTACCGAAATAAATATCGCCCAGCTCGCCTTCTTCACACATTTGTTTCAGATATTGGCTGTCATTGCGGAATCGGTTCTGATACGCAATGGACAACTTTTTGCCTGTACGTTGTGCGGCTTCCAGCATAGCCTGCGCTTGTGCAGACGTTTTCGCCATTGGCTTTTCACACATTACATGTTTGCCCGCCTCAAGGGAAGCGACCGTGATAACGGAGTGGGAGTCGTTTGGTGTACACACATGTACCACATCAATACTCTCATCTTTCAGCATCTCGTGATAATCCGTATATACTTTAGCTCCCTCAGCACCGAATTCGGCTGCTGCCTCCTCCGCACGTTCTTTCACAATGTCACAGAAAGCGACCATACGGCCCTGAGATTGTTTGGACAGGCTGGGCATATGTTTACCTTTGGCGATTCCGCCACAACCTACGATGGCGATATTAAGTACTTTAGACATGAACAAGTCCTCCATTAGCGGCATATTTTCTAATCCAGTTCATACTGCTCTCGATGCTTTGCAGTGGAGGATTCTGACATACATCCTGTTCCACAACAAGCCACTCGGCTCCCGCCTGATCTGACGCTGTAGCTACAGCTCCCAGATCTACCTCACCTTGGCCGAATTCCACTGTCAGGACTTGGCCTTCTGAACGGCGCATGTCTTTCCAGTGGACAAGTGGCAGACGTCCCGCATACTTCGCGATGACTTCCGTTGGCGGGTATCCTGCGGCGTGAGCCCAACACGAATCCAGCTCCACTTGCAGGTGGGAAGCGGTTACGGTATCATACATCGTGTATAACGCCGGCTGACCCTCAACCTGCTCTGTAAATTCAAAATCATGATTGTGATACATTAACACCATGTCCTGCGCTGCACATTTCTCACCAATCTCATTCAGGGAAGCAAATACGTTATCCCATTGCCGTTGTTCTTCCGACAGATAAGGGACAATCAGGTTTTTGTTTCCGATGGCTTTGTGATAAGCGATCACGCCATCAAGATCCTCAATCAGACTATTGTACTGAACATGGGTACCCACGATCTCCAGACCGAATTCATCCAAAATGGCCTTTACTTCTTCCGGGCTATGCCCGTAAAAGTTGTGAAACTCTACGCCTTGATATCCAAGCTCTGCAACCTTGGCGAGTGTACCTTTGAAATCTTGCTCCAGTTCATCCCGTACCGTATATAGCTGTAATCCAACCTTCAACATTTACCGGTTCACCTCATCCGAGATCAATTAGTGTGACTGTACAGCCTCTGACTGATTTTCATCTGTATTGTTTTCTGCTCCTGCTTGATAAGTGCTCTCCAGCTGGATGTGTTTGCCCTCAAACGAGGAGCGTTGGAACGCATGCATAGCTTCAAGAACATGATAGGCAAGCTTACCACTGGCCTTGTGTTCGCGTCCGGCTCGAATGGATTCAACCATTTCGGTAACGCCGATTCCACGCTCGTTCTGTCTGCTCTCAAAAGCAGGCGTCACAGTCTCCCATGTGTCCTGACCGAATCTGCGGAGCTTCACTTCCCCGTTAAAAAAGTTAGGATCCGGTATGCTCATCGTACCTTCGGTACCGTAGATTTCAATCCGTGGCAAATCCGAAGCACCCCGGATATCGAAGCTGGTGATCATTGTTGCAATGGCACCTTCCTCAAAATCAATCGTTCCTGCCAAGTGTGTTGGCGTCTGTACCTCAAGAGATGTACCTTCCTTCGGACCGGAACCAATAACGCGGTCCGTGATCTGTACACCTGCCGATGAACTGATTCTGCGAATCGGTCCAAGGAGAGTAATCAGAGCGGTCAAATAGTAAGGTCCCATATCGAACATCGGTCCGCCACCAGCGACATAAAAGAACTCCGGATTCGGATGCCAAGCCTCCGGCCCTCCACCCATGAAGAATGATGTTGCCGCAATCGGTTTACCGATCAGTCCTTCTTCAATAGCCTTGCGGGCAGTCTGAATACCTGAGCCAAGGAACGTATCCGGTGCTGAACCAACATACAATCCTTTTTCCTCAGCCAGTTCGATTACCTTGCGACCATCCTCAAGAGAGATTGCCAGTGGTTTCTCGGCATACACATGTTTGCCTGCTTCAAGCACAGCCAGATCAGTCATGGCATGACTGCCAGGAACCGTGAGGTTTAGTACAAGCTCAATTTCATTATCTTGCAGCAACTCATCTACATTGTAAACGTTTGCGATATTGAATTCATCAGCTCGTTCTTGTGCCCGTTCACGGATCAAATCCGCAACAGCCACCACTTCAATGAGAGGATTATCTTTAAAATTCTCAAGATAAATGGCGCTAATGTTACCGCAACCAATAATACCCGCTTTCATTTTCTCCACAGTGATGTTCATCTCCTTATGAATGGTGAGAACCTGTAAATTTGCATATTTGGAATTGAAGGTTTTACGCTTAAGTGTTGCACTTGAATTTAATACTATGGTATTCCGTTTCGGCTTCAATTAAAATGAATAATATGATCGAAACATGAACTATCTGGTCATAATTTTCAAATTGCAAGGAGTATGCCAATGCCGACTGATTATTCCTGCCAGGTTCTTACAGCAGGCTTCTCGTTTCATCGCAAACCTTATATAGGCTTGCATCCTGAGGGAGTAAAGAATTACTTGTTGAGACTCCAGACGGACGGACGTTGCCGAGCACGTGTAGACGGCACCATGTCGCTTGTTGATGCGGGTGATCTGCTTCTGTTTAGTCCAGATGAGCCGTATGAACTGAGAATAGACAAAGAACAAAATCCGATGGGTGAACGACTTGTGGAGAGTGGTGATTACCATATTTTCTTCAATGGGGACTGGGTGGATGAGTGGTGGAAACATCACAAGCGGCCGAACCGGATCAAGGTGCAGCTGACCGAAAGCCTGCTTACCCTGTTTCGACAGCTCGTACTGGAGCAGCGCCGTATTTCCAATCCGTACCCTGAAATCGCCAGTTACTATATGCGAATTCTTTGTCTTGAAGTGGATCGTATGCTCTCGGAACATCCGACGATTACCAACACCAACTATGTGGCATATGAGATTAAAAGTTACATCGAGGAGAACGCTTCTTCTCTATTCAAGCTTGAAGATATAGCTACCCATATTGGAATCAGTGTTTCAAGGGGAGTTCATCTCTTCAAAGAAGCGTTTGGTAAAAGTATTATGCAATATACACTGGATGTACGACTGAACATGGCCAGGGAACGGATCATTTTTAGTCCAATGACACTCGAACATGTAGCCGAATCTTCCGGCTTTAACAATTATACGTATTTCCACCGGGTATTCCGCTCCCGGTTTGGCATGTCGCCCAAAGAATTCCGCGTCATTCACCGGGAACAGATGTAATCGCTTCATTAATACGTATACGTATTATCCGTAACCGAAACTTATTTGCGCGCGGCAATCGCCTCGGATACAACCATAGCCAGATCTTCGTTGCCAAACATGGATAGCACACCCAATACGGTGTCGTCCGGAATGTCACCGGCTTCCTCCTTGGATACAACTAGCTTCAGCACCTGCTGCAAACGCTCGTTGCTCCGTTGTTCCGGGTAGGCTTGCCGGTACATCTCTTCCGGATCCAGTCCCTGATTGACACACCACTGGGCAAATACCAGAATCATCATTTCCTCTTCCTGTTTATACGTCTCAATTACAGCTTCCTCAATCTGTTTGTTGCGTTCTTTTTCATATTCATCCATGGTGTTATTCTTCCTCCATTATCGTTTAATGAATCATTAGTGCGGAAGGCTTCATTTATACTCCCGCACAACCTTCTGCAAGATTAACCGCGGATAAGCTGTTCAGCCAAGTCATGACTGTCCATGACGTGACTCGCACTGATGGCACAGTCATCCGGGGTTTCAAGATTTGCCAAAAATTGGTCAATCGCTCCCGTGAATCCTCTTCGGGTCAAAATACTTTCCCAGCTGCCAAAGGTTTCCTTGCGTTCCTGTGCACCGCGTTCCTCACACTTCGCTATTTCCATGTTCAGCACTTCTACCGATCTTCCCCCGCCATGCAGCTCAAGCTTCTCCAGATCCGCTCCTGCTTGGCGTATCATATCGAATCTGCCATATGCCGTTCTACCCAACTTGGCTGATCCTGCGGCGTGCAGCAGGCGGTCCAAGTCATTTTTACGTATCCACTGATGGAGCAGCTGCACATTGTGATCTGAATACCATAACATCAGGTCAAGAATATGAATCAGATCATCATAGATAGTTTCCGCAGCGGGACGATCCTGAATGCCTGTACGATGTTTAGTAACTGTCAGCGATTCAAAGCCTTGTCCAGCCTGCATCCATTCCTTCGCGTTTTGATACAAAGGTGCAAATCTCCGGTTAAAACCTACCGCCAAAAGAAGACCCTGTGCTTCCGCAAATGCGGTCATTTCTTCCGACTCCCGTAACGTATAGGACAGCGGTTTGTCCACGTATACTGCAAGCCCCCGTTCCAAACATTGCATAACGATGTCAAAATGAGCTTCTGTTGCTGTATGTACAAACACCGCATCCAGATCCCAGGACAACAATTCTTTCATATCCGTTGTTCCATTGTTCAATCTATAGGTATGCTGTATTTCCTTCACAGGTTCGGGAGAACGGTTCATAATCCCCGCAATTTCCACGTCCGAGTGGGCTGTCAACAGCGGCAAATATACTTTACGTGCAATGTCCCCGAGTCCGATGATCGCAACACGGGTTCGCTTGGTTGTTTCCATTATGATCATTCCACCTTCAGATGAGTTCTATATTTCTACGTCCTATAGTGTAACCCTTCAGGCAGCAACATGCCAGTGATTGCAGCTAGAACCGCCATGAATTGTCCATCCTTTGGTTGAACGTGGTAAACTTTAGAGAGAAAGCAATACGGATTGGGATACAGTAAGACCTTCCTGGTCTGAAAGGAGCGTTTGGGATTTTGCGAAAATGGTTATGGCTCCTCTTATATGTTTTACTTGCTGGAGTCACGTTTATTTACAGATATGAACTGCTGACCTGGACCGATCTGCATCAGTCCATTCCACTTTTACTAGCCATGGCGACATTGTTTGCTCTTGTACCCGTAATTCCGTACAAAATCGTCATTATTGCCTTTGGCTATAGTTACGGTACTGCAACAGCAGCCTGGATATGCTGGCTTGGGACCACATTTGCTGCAATGCTGGTATACACCGGAGCGAGGACGATATTCCGAAATCAGGCCAGATCCTATCTCGAACGCATTCGGGGTTTGAATCGATTTACAACATGGATGGAGGCTCATCCCTTCATGGGTATCGTGTCAATGCGACTGCTGCCCATCGTGCCCCAAATGGCGGTTAATATCTACGCGGGCATTACCTATACCCCATTCTGGGTCTTCATGGTTGCGACGGCAATTGGCAAACTGCCTGCGATTTTTGTTTTTGCCTATGCAGGTGCACAAGCAGAAACATCAATCTGGGTGAGCCTGCTAATCCTTGCCGGTTATCTGGTGTTCATGACGATAATATTGCTCTTGTTTCGCTTACGCTCTCGTAAAAAAGCCTAAGTGGGAACAGTCAGAAACATTTCAGACTCATCCTCTTTACGATCCTGCTTGGTTGGCTTGCCAATTCGGGATATAATAGAAGAGTAAGCCAAAATATCATTCTTCATCAGAAATGGAGTGACTATAGCATGGAACAACATACTAGTGAAAAAGCAACTTTTGCAGGCGGGTGCTTCTGGTGTATGGTATCCCCCTTCGAGGAACTACCCGGCATTCATAAGATTGTATCGGGTTATACAGGAGGACATACGGAGAACCCCACATATGAGGAGGTCTGCTCGGAAACGACTGGTCACGTAGAGGCCGTTCAAATTACATTCGACCCGGCCATCTTCCCATATGAGAAGCTCGTTGAATTGTTCTGGCAACAGATCGACCCAACAGATACGGGTGGACAATTCCATGACCGTGGATCATCTTATCAGACGGCCATCTTCTATCACAGTGAAGAACAACGCCAGATCGCAGAAGCTTCCAAAGCAGCTTTGGCACAAAGCGGACGTTTTGACAAACCAATTTTCACACCGATTTTGCCAGCGAAAACGTTCTATGAAGCAGAGGAGCATCACCAAGGGTACCATCACAAAAATCCTGCGCACTACAAACGGTACCGTAAAGGTTCTGGACGTGAAGACTTTATCGAAAGCAACTGGTCCGGCAAAGTGGATAAAGACGGCCTGAAAGAGCGTCTGACGCCGCTGCAGTTCGAAGTTACCCAGAACAACGCAACTGAACCAGCATTTCATAACGAGTTCTGGGACCACCATGGTGACGGAATTTACGTGGACATCGTATCCGGTGAGCCACTGTTCAGTTCCACCGACAAATACGATTCCGGCTGCGGCTGGCCAAGTTTCACCCGTCCACTGCGGGACTACAATGTGAAGGAAAAAACGGATCTCAGCCATTTCATGATTCGTACCGAAGTGAGAAGTCGTGAAGGGGATTCCCATTTGGGTCACCTGTTCAATGACGGCCCTGCCGAAGCTGGTGGAATGCGTTATTGCATCAATTCCGCAGCCCTTCGTTTTGTACCCAAAGAAGACCTAGAAAAAGAAGGATATGCCGAATACGCCGTACTGTTTAATTAAGTTATGATTCATTGAAGTACGGAAATAATGAAGCGCTAGCGAATCGAACGCACCTTAAGATGACAATTAACGTGCAATACTAATTTTAACGAGCTTCAGTCACGTTATTCGGTTGAAATCTACGAAAAAGCCTGAGGCAGCACATGTAAAGCGATCAAATAATGCCTCTACGATTCGTTAAACCACAGACTTGAGGGAATTGGAGTATTAACTTGTGCTCAGTTCGTTAGACATTAATTAAGACTAAAAGGGGCTTCCCGTCATCTTTATGACATATGGGAAGCCCCCTTTTTAGTTTGCTTTTTTTGTATATAGATTGAAATTGGCTTACATCATACTCACAATCCAGCCGATCCAGTAAGCAAATGGAATCAATAACAACTGCGCCAACAATGTACCAAATAAACGGGATACAAGCATACAGCCATAGATCTGATTCATTCGATCCAGCCGAATTTCACCACGCAGAGATTTGTCGCTGAGCAACGAAATACGAGGATCAATCAGGATGGTTAACAAAATGGTCGCTACTCCATTAATGAGTCCGGTGGATTGCGAAGCAGCTACAGCCTGACCCGGATAAAGATACGCAGCGTACAGACTGGACAGGACCCCAGTCGTATAGATTGCTGTCACCGCTATGTTCAACGTCATTAGACGTCTGGGCATTCCGTTTTGTACCAATAGTTTTGCCATTTTCCATGATGGCGGGGTAATATAATACATCGCGTTTTTGAGCTTGCTGCGTTTCAGCAGTCCTCGAACCATGGAAGGAATCGATCCTGCCGCCTCAAAATGAACGACCATTCGGGAAGCGAGCTTGACCATCGTTGGAAAACTTAGAATAGCCAAGGCCGTTCCTATCGTAGCCGCACCCATCAGCCAGTGCAGTTGCGCTGCAAAGTGTGGGTTCCCTCCACTCGCCGCAGTATCCACCAGATTGCCTACCATCGGCCCTTGGGCCATATTGGAGGTACGCGACACCAGCAACAAAATTCCGGACAGGGACAAGGCCAGCGCTATTCGCCGAGTGCGTAATCCCCCAAGGCGCAGTGCATAGGACAGGCTGTCAGCCGCATGAATAAGCATGGTAAATAACATAGGAATGGCCAGGCTCAAACTAAACATATGTAAATCTCCTTATCTTTTTCCTAATGTGCTTCTATTGTAATTTCAAGTATGGAAGCATTATACTCCTCATCCACATAAAAGTATAGAAAAGCACTAAGAAGTTGAACAGTAGAATGCACAAAAATACAGCACACGCTTCGAAGTTCTCCACAATAATCGTTTATTCATCCGGGTGCAGGGTAATATACAAATAACTTATATTGTACAGGAGGGAATCAATATGCCGTGGAACAAACAGGATTATCCCGTTTCCATGAAAAATCTGGAGCCTCGTGTCAGACATAAGGCCATTGAGATTGCCAATGCATTGCTGGATGACGGTTATGAGGAAGGACGCTCCATTGCAATCGCGACTGCCAAAGCGGAAGAATGGGATGAGAATCATCCCACATCGAAGCATTCGAAGCAGGCTACAAAACATACTTCATCAGACAGCAAATCGGAGCATGGAAAATCTTCATCTCCACGCCGTCATTCCGAACCTGTCTCTTCTTCCAAAAGCCATGATAATATTCATGTCGTTCCTACCGACTCTGGCTGGGCCATCAAGGAAGAAGGTCAATCCAAATCTCTGGCTACGTTCCGAACCAAAGCCGAAGCTGTGGATGCTGCCAAAGAAAAGAGTGAAAAACAAAACATTCGGGCTATTATCCATAATGAAGATGGGCAAATTGCCTCTTCCATCAAGCCTTGAGTGAATCTGTTCTAAAATAGAAATATCGTGAATGTATTACTTTTAATTTTTTTTACTGAAGGCAAGCAAAAAAGCCCTTTCGCCGCTAATGGAATGATTCCCATCAAGCATGCAAAAGGGCTTTGTGTTTGGTATGAGGCAAGCCCACCTTACTTGAACAACATTCATTTCGAATAGGGTGGCCGTTACGTTTAATGCGAAACCCCTCTAGCCACAGGAGCTCGTTGTGAAGCACCGCTGACTACTTTGGCAGCAGTCGACACGGGCAGCTTCACAGCTGAGGTCGTAACCGTCCGGCGAGCCGGGAAACTGACCATATACGTAATCACTTTACTGGCAATCCATACGGCCAGAATGGTATATAAAGTTTCTTTTACCGGTAGAAAGAAAAGCGACAATCCGAGTACAAACGCATCGCTGACAAAGAAAACCGTTCCCAGCTTCCAGCCCTTCCAACGGCTAATGAGCACCGCCAGAATGTCGTCTCCACCTGTTGCTCCTCCGAATCGAAGCACCATACCAGCACCCACGCCGGTGATAACACCGGACAAGACTGCCGGAATCCACAAATTACCGTGAAACGGAATAACCAGGGTGGAGTACCGCTCAAACCCGTCATAGAACAATGAGAATGCGGCCACACCCAGCAGCGCCTGAATCATGAACTTCCAGCCCTTGAGGAACCAGGCCAGAATCATGACTGGAATATCCAGCAGCAGCATGCCAATAGCAGGTGATAAGCCTGTCGCGTACTTTCCAAGCAGGGCCAGACCGACAAATCCGCCCTCCGATAAATGATTCTGAAAATTAATGTGATAGTAGGCAAATGCCAAAATAAATGTTCCGAGCAGCATAATGGCGAACTTTACCGCCTCTGTCTTAACTTGTTGTAAGGTTAACGATGTTCTCTTCATTCAGGTTCCCTCGCAGTTTGTAAAGGTTGGTTTGCACCGACCGTACCCTGCAAAAGGCAAGCCTGGAAGAAATCATCGTATTTGTCCTTCGAATATTATTCATTCCAATCCCCTCTTTCGCAGAGTCAGCCGTTTTTTTCTTTACGGTGGTGTACTCTACAAGGGGCGCTAAGTATAAGAGAGATCGTAACGTTTCCAGATCGTCCTTGGGGAAATTATCCTTCGGGAACTCATGGTATCCTGATCCTTTCTGTCTGTTGGTGGTTAGCTGTGCTAATTAAACTGATGAATATTACACCATGCATAAGACCATATAAACTTTACACTTAACCACTTCGATTGCAGTACCCTCTTTCGATCGCTGTTATCCCCGGATTTTTTGATTCCCTTTTCCTAAGGGAAAAATCCTGTGATAAAGGCGAACACTTCGTTTCTTCAGACGGGTTCTGCACTCTACGTTCTCGTGTAAAAATTTAGTTCGCCTTCTATAGACACATGTAACGTTCAATTCAGTTTAAAAATCTAAGCTAACTTGCTTGTTCTTTTATTATATAACACCGATGTGATTGGGTCGAAACAGCAGACCCTTCAAATATGAGCAAAAAGCACACTCTTGCCTGCTTGAGCCGCCAAACAGCCACACCAGGACAAGCTTCTCTACCTAATGGTGCTACCTGCTCCTTCATTCTATGACTGAAGCTTCCAAATATAACTGTCCAGTCACCCAACTGTGACAATTTGGGTCCATTTTTTATTTTTCCGCGGATTTTAAAGGAATCATTTCCCTCTTGCACATACACTATAGCAAATGTAATCGGCTTATCTTGGGTCCAGTTAAACGTTTCCAGACTTACTCTGCTGTTTATGGTATAATATAACAATTGAATCCCCACTACCGTTTAAGCGAGGCGGATTATGAAAACGTTAAAGCCAAGAGTCTTTATTGGCTGCTCGCTGGAAGCGAAGCCGATTGCAGCCGCAGTACACGAAAACTTGCGTTTCTCGGCCGAAGTTACCCCTTGGTACTCCGGAGTTTTTAATCCAAGCAGCTATACCATGGACGATTTGGAAGCAGAAGTGCGTACAACAGACTTTGCCATTTTTATTTTTCATCCGGATGATATATCGAAAATTCGTGGGAAGTACTATGCATCTGTCCGTGATAATACAATGCTGGAAATGGGTTTGTTTATGGGTCGTCTGGGGCGAAAGCGTATTTTTTTCATTCTTCCAGAGGATATTACTGACATCAAAGACGCTTCCAAGATCGAAGGTTTACGCATGCCTACAGACCTGCTGGGATTAAATCCACTGGTTTATGAAATTCGTTCAGACGGGAAATGGGCGCCAGCCGTCTCGGTGGCCTGTTCCAAAATCGCCGACAGCATCGAAGAACAGGGGCGATGGAGCGATCCCGAAGTGGAAAAAATTATCGAGAAGCACAAAAGGTCTGAGGGTGAAGCCCGATTACAGTTGCTCAAGCTGCTGCGATTCTTCAGGGAGTTACTGCGTACCCGCAAAGCAGATTCGGTTATGTTGGAGCGAATGAGCGATGCACTTCGAAGTGCATTTGTATCCCTTCCTCCATTTGCCGTGCGTGGGACTGCCATATACCGTACAGATGACAGTGGTCATATTGAACAATTATGTGGTAACGTTGGGGAACCGGGGAGAAAATATAACTTGTCCGCCAACGACGACAAACAACCTGATGATCCGAAGCGAATTCTGGTTATTGATTCTTACCGGGAGAACAAGATCAAGATCAATCTCTACGACGACTACCTTGAGAAAGAGTATCTGCTATGCTATCCTGTAGCCAAGAGGTATGTAATCACAGTCCATATTATTGGACATATTGAAGCGGATGAGGCGATATTTCAGCAGATGGATTTGGAGAACCGTCATCTGTTCAACGCCATCAACGATTTGTTAGGAGGCGAACCGGAATGAAACCGGAAACGAAAAAAATAAGCAAGCGCTGGGGCAGCGACAAAAAGGTACGCCTCAGTTCTGCGCCCGAATCATCACGACCGGTTCCGGAACCCAAGGAAGAAGATCGTTTCCACAAACCGGCCGTACCGCTGACTACCATTGGCCCTTCGCTGAAGGGTAAAGAAAGACCTTACAAAGTGATTCTGGAAAAAGAGGCTCTTTACGAGAAGCCTCAGTATCTGGCTTAACCGCTTTATGCTCATATACAACTCTGCCGTCTGGTTCGGCAGATCATCTGGCCCCGCCGCCCAAGGCAGGGGCTTTTTTGTTGCAATCACTTTCGCAATTCTTCATAACCTTCGCCGATCAACGAACCAAAAGCTCTTCATCTCTTACTCTGATGCATTAAGTCGTTTTCTTTATGCCCTTAGGTTTCCTGCAAAACCCAAAAATTATACCTTATTTTGGAGAAGGCTTGTCCCTATTTCAACACCTTAAATCTCAGCATAAATCGCATATGGGCTACTTCCAATATTTCTCGGTTGTATTGTGTATCATCATTGCATATATTGATTATAATATAAGAACATACGTTCTGTAAATAAGAACATGTCCGAATTCAAGGTTAAGGAAGTGAA
This window of the Paenibacillus marchantiae genome carries:
- a CDS encoding sugar phosphate isomerase/epimerase family protein, which produces MLKVGLQLYTVRDELEQDFKGTLAKVAELGYQGVEFHNFYGHSPEEVKAILDEFGLEIVGTHVQYNSLIEDLDGVIAYHKAIGNKNLIVPYLSEEQRQWDNVFASLNEIGEKCAAQDMVLMYHNHDFEFTEQVEGQPALYTMYDTVTASHLQVELDSCWAHAAGYPPTEVIAKYAGRLPLVHWKDMRRSEGQVLTVEFGQGEVDLGAVATASDQAGAEWLVVEQDVCQNPPLQSIESSMNWIRKYAANGGLVHV
- a CDS encoding Gfo/Idh/MocA family protein is translated as MEKMKAGIIGCGNISAIYLENFKDNPLIEVVAVADLIRERAQERADEFNIANVYNVDELLQDNEIELVLNLTVPGSHAMTDLAVLEAGKHVYAEKPLAISLEDGRKVIELAEEKGLYVGSAPDTFLGSGIQTARKAIEEGLIGKPIAATSFFMGGGPEAWHPNPEFFYVAGGGPMFDMGPYYLTALITLLGPIRRISSSAGVQITDRVIGSGPKEGTSLEVQTPTHLAGTIDFEEGAIATMITSFDIRGASDLPRIEIYGTEGTMSIPDPNFFNGEVKLRRFGQDTWETVTPAFESRQNERGIGVTEMVESIRAGREHKASGKLAYHVLEAMHAFQRSSFEGKHIQLESTYQAGAENNTDENQSEAVQSH
- a CDS encoding AraC family transcriptional regulator; amino-acid sequence: MPTDYSCQVLTAGFSFHRKPYIGLHPEGVKNYLLRLQTDGRCRARVDGTMSLVDAGDLLLFSPDEPYELRIDKEQNPMGERLVESGDYHIFFNGDWVDEWWKHHKRPNRIKVQLTESLLTLFRQLVLEQRRISNPYPEIASYYMRILCLEVDRMLSEHPTITNTNYVAYEIKSYIEENASSLFKLEDIATHIGISVSRGVHLFKEAFGKSIMQYTLDVRLNMARERIIFSPMTLEHVAESSGFNNYTYFHRVFRSRFGMSPKEFRVIHREQM
- a CDS encoding Gfo/Idh/MocA family protein yields the protein METTKRTRVAIIGLGDIARKVYLPLLTAHSDVEIAGIMNRSPEPVKEIQHTYRLNNGTTDMKELLSWDLDAVFVHTATEAHFDIVMQCLERGLAVYVDKPLSYTLRESEEMTAFAEAQGLLLAVGFNRRFAPLYQNAKEWMQAGQGFESLTVTKHRTGIQDRPAAETIYDDLIHILDLMLWYSDHNVQLLHQWIRKNDLDRLLHAAGSAKLGRTAYGRFDMIRQAGADLEKLELHGGGRSVEVLNMEIAKCEERGAQERKETFGSWESILTRRGFTGAIDQFLANLETPDDCAISASHVMDSHDLAEQLIRG
- a CDS encoding TVP38/TMEM64 family protein, coding for MRKWLWLLLYVLLAGVTFIYRYELLTWTDLHQSIPLLLAMATLFALVPVIPYKIVIIAFGYSYGTATAAWICWLGTTFAAMLVYTGARTIFRNQARSYLERIRGLNRFTTWMEAHPFMGIVSMRLLPIVPQMAVNIYAGITYTPFWVFMVATAIGKLPAIFVFAYAGAQAETSIWVSLLILAGYLVFMTIILLLFRLRSRKKA
- the msrA gene encoding peptide-methionine (S)-S-oxide reductase MsrA, producing the protein MEQHTSEKATFAGGCFWCMVSPFEELPGIHKIVSGYTGGHTENPTYEEVCSETTGHVEAVQITFDPAIFPYEKLVELFWQQIDPTDTGGQFHDRGSSYQTAIFYHSEEQRQIAEASKAALAQSGRFDKPIFTPILPAKTFYEAEEHHQGYHHKNPAHYKRYRKGSGREDFIESNWSGKVDKDGLKERLTPLQFEVTQNNATEPAFHNEFWDHHGDGIYVDIVSGEPLFSSTDKYDSGCGWPSFTRPLRDYNVKEKTDLSHFMIRTEVRSREGDSHLGHLFNDGPAEAGGMRYCINSAALRFVPKEDLEKEGYAEYAVLFN
- a CDS encoding lipid II flippase Amj family protein, with amino-acid sequence MFSLSLAIPMLFTMLIHAADSLSYALRLGGLRTRRIALALSLSGILLLVSRTSNMAQGPMVGNLVDTAASGGNPHFAAQLHWLMGAATIGTALAILSFPTMVKLASRMVVHFEAAGSIPSMVRGLLKRSKLKNAMYYITPPSWKMAKLLVQNGMPRRLMTLNIAVTAIYTTGVLSSLYAAYLYPGQAVAASQSTGLINGVATILLTILIDPRISLLSDKSLRGEIRLDRMNQIYGCMLVSRLFGTLLAQLLLIPFAYWIGWIVSMM
- a CDS encoding DUF2188 domain-containing protein, whose protein sequence is MPWNKQDYPVSMKNLEPRVRHKAIEIANALLDDGYEEGRSIAIATAKAEEWDENHPTSKHSKQATKHTSSDSKSEHGKSSSPRRHSEPVSSSKSHDNIHVVPTDSGWAIKEEGQSKSLATFRTKAEAVDAAKEKSEKQNIRAIIHNEDGQIASSIKP
- a CDS encoding YitT family protein, with the translated sequence MKRTSLTLQQVKTEAVKFAIMLLGTFILAFAYYHINFQNHLSEGGFVGLALLGKYATGLSPAIGMLLLDIPVMILAWFLKGWKFMIQALLGVAAFSLFYDGFERYSTLVIPFHGNLWIPAVLSGVITGVGAGMVLRFGGATGGDDILAVLISRWKGWKLGTVFFVSDAFVLGLSLFFLPVKETLYTILAVWIASKVITYMVSFPARRTVTTSAVKLPVSTAAKVVSGASQRAPVARGVSH
- a CDS encoding nucleotide-binding protein codes for the protein MKTLKPRVFIGCSLEAKPIAAAVHENLRFSAEVTPWYSGVFNPSSYTMDDLEAEVRTTDFAIFIFHPDDISKIRGKYYASVRDNTMLEMGLFMGRLGRKRIFFILPEDITDIKDASKIEGLRMPTDLLGLNPLVYEIRSDGKWAPAVSVACSKIADSIEEQGRWSDPEVEKIIEKHKRSEGEARLQLLKLLRFFRELLRTRKADSVMLERMSDALRSAFVSLPPFAVRGTAIYRTDDSGHIEQLCGNVGEPGRKYNLSANDDKQPDDPKRILVIDSYRENKIKINLYDDYLEKEYLLCYPVAKRYVITVHIIGHIEADEAIFQQMDLENRHLFNAINDLLGGEPE